From the genome of Pelobacter propionicus DSM 2379, one region includes:
- a CDS encoding Slp family lipoprotein — protein MKIRFLWILAALLLAGCTHVFSEQASSLVDSSLTFEQVKKEPKAHLGKFVKLGGIIVNTRNTAEGSQVEVVQFGLGSDDVPDESTTSGGRFLALTPIYLDNMVYKAGRPVALIGEVKGEKAMALDEITYTYPLVAISEIHVWRVREAYPYGYPPHYSYDPFFYPYWWYEPPYWRYPAPRMRYR, from the coding sequence ATGAAGATCAGGTTCTTATGGATACTGGCCGCATTGCTCCTTGCCGGTTGCACCCATGTCTTCAGCGAACAGGCAAGCAGTCTGGTGGATTCTTCCCTTACCTTCGAGCAGGTAAAAAAAGAGCCAAAGGCTCATCTGGGCAAATTCGTCAAGCTGGGGGGGATCATCGTTAACACCAGGAATACCGCGGAGGGGTCGCAGGTCGAGGTGGTCCAGTTCGGGCTGGGGAGCGACGACGTGCCTGACGAATCGACCACGTCAGGAGGGAGGTTTCTTGCCCTTACCCCTATCTACCTGGACAACATGGTCTACAAGGCGGGACGCCCCGTCGCCCTCATAGGCGAGGTGAAGGGGGAAAAGGCCATGGCGCTTGACGAAATCACCTACACGTACCCGCTTGTCGCCATTTCTGAAATCCATGTCTGGAGGGTCAGGGAAGCGTATCCGTACGGGTATCCGCCCCACTACTCTTACGATCCGTTTTTTTATCCCTACTGGTGGTATGAACCGCCCTACTGGAGGTATCCCGCCCCCCGGATGCGGTACCGCTAA
- a CDS encoding SulP family inorganic anion transporter: protein MTFIEAMKSSHLNAKNEILSGLTVAIALVPEAVAFSLIANVSPLVGLYSAFIIGLITALFGGRPGMISGATGAVAVVVVSLVARHGVEYLFAAVVLMGLIQISVGLFRLGKFIRLVPHPVMFGFVNGLAIVIFMSQLNQFKVAGPGNALSWVTGTPLWIMLGFVLATMAIIHFLPKFTKAVPASLAAIVIVSAVIIYFGIPTRTVGDIASISGGLPQFHFPLAPLNFETLRIIFPYSLIMAMVGLIESLLTLAVVDEMTETRGRGNRECLAQGAANVLTGFFGGMGGCAMIGQSIINVSSGGRKRLSGIVAAVGLLLFILVGAPLIEKIPMAALVGLMFMVAIGTFEWASLRIIRKVPAADVFVMVLVAGVTVLFHNLALAVLIGVVISALVFAWQNATRIRARKHINIDGVKHYHIYGPLFFGSVAAFQEKFDVLNDPQEVIIDFEESRVVDHSAIEALNRTTERYAKVGKKVHLRHLSEDCRKLLDNASSIIDVNYWEDPKYKLVLDALE, encoded by the coding sequence ATGACATTTATTGAAGCAATGAAAAGTTCACATCTCAACGCCAAGAACGAAATCCTGTCCGGACTGACTGTTGCCATTGCTCTTGTCCCCGAAGCTGTTGCCTTCTCGCTCATCGCCAACGTAAGCCCCCTGGTGGGGCTCTATTCTGCATTCATCATTGGCCTCATCACCGCGCTTTTCGGTGGACGGCCAGGTATGATTTCAGGAGCAACCGGCGCTGTAGCCGTCGTCGTCGTCAGCCTGGTTGCCAGACATGGCGTGGAATACCTGTTTGCAGCCGTCGTACTCATGGGGCTCATCCAGATAAGTGTCGGCCTGTTTCGTCTGGGCAAATTCATCCGCCTGGTGCCGCACCCGGTCATGTTCGGATTCGTCAACGGCCTGGCAATTGTGATATTCATGTCTCAACTCAACCAGTTCAAGGTTGCCGGACCGGGTAACGCGTTGTCCTGGGTAACAGGCACGCCGCTGTGGATCATGCTGGGCTTTGTCCTTGCTACCATGGCAATCATCCACTTCCTGCCCAAGTTCACCAAGGCCGTTCCCGCCTCGCTTGCTGCTATTGTCATTGTGTCAGCGGTCATTATCTATTTTGGAATCCCCACCCGAACCGTCGGCGATATCGCTTCCATATCCGGCGGACTCCCCCAGTTTCACTTTCCCTTGGCGCCATTGAACTTCGAGACGCTGAGGATAATCTTCCCCTATTCGCTGATCATGGCCATGGTGGGACTGATCGAAAGCCTGCTGACCCTGGCCGTGGTTGATGAAATGACGGAAACCCGCGGACGCGGCAACAGGGAATGCCTTGCCCAAGGCGCCGCCAACGTGCTGACGGGGTTTTTCGGCGGTATGGGCGGTTGCGCCATGATCGGACAGAGCATTATCAACGTCAGTTCGGGAGGCAGGAAGCGGTTGTCGGGAATCGTGGCCGCTGTTGGGCTGTTGCTTTTTATTCTGGTAGGTGCGCCACTGATCGAAAAAATCCCCATGGCGGCGCTGGTTGGGCTTATGTTCATGGTGGCTATCGGAACCTTTGAATGGGCCAGCCTGAGAATCATCCGCAAAGTACCTGCCGCCGATGTGTTCGTCATGGTTCTTGTTGCTGGGGTAACGGTGCTCTTCCACAATCTGGCGTTGGCCGTTCTGATCGGCGTGGTGATCTCGGCCCTGGTTTTCGCCTGGCAAAACGCCACCAGAATTCGGGCCAGGAAGCACATCAACATAGACGGCGTCAAGCATTACCACATTTACGGTCCGTTGTTTTTCGGGTCTGTCGCGGCGTTCCAGGAAAAGTTTGATGTACTGAACGACCCTCAGGAGGTCATCATTGATTTTGAGGAATCAAGGGTGGTTGACCACTCCGCCATCGAAGCCCTCAACAGAACCACGGAACGATATGCCAAGGTGGGAAAAAAGGTGCACCTGCGCCATTTGAGTGAAGACTGCCGCAAATTGCTGGATAACGCTTCTTCCATTATAGATGTGAATTATTGGGAGGATCCGAAATACAAGCTGGTGCTGGACGCCCTGGAATAG
- a CDS encoding flavin reductase family protein: MKQSLGAKTLMFPTPVLMIGSYDKNGKPNLMNAAWGGICCSEPPCVTVSVRKSRHTYDAIVERKAFTVGIASEPWIKQADYVGIVSGKDADKFAASGLTPVRSELVDAPYAEEFPVVLECRLLHTLEIGVHTQFIGEILDVKMDAALFGDDGLPDITKIRPLIYDVSRREYRGVGPLLGKAFSVGKDLA; encoded by the coding sequence ATGAAGCAATCCCTTGGAGCCAAGACACTGATGTTTCCCACGCCGGTCCTGATGATCGGCAGCTACGACAAAAACGGCAAGCCGAACCTGATGAACGCCGCCTGGGGCGGCATCTGCTGCTCCGAGCCCCCCTGCGTGACCGTTTCCGTGCGCAAGTCGCGCCACACCTATGATGCCATCGTGGAGCGCAAGGCCTTCACGGTCGGCATCGCCTCTGAGCCATGGATAAAACAGGCTGATTACGTCGGCATCGTCTCGGGGAAGGATGCGGACAAGTTCGCCGCCAGCGGCCTGACCCCGGTCAGAAGCGAGCTGGTGGATGCCCCCTATGCCGAGGAGTTTCCGGTGGTGCTGGAGTGCCGCCTGCTGCACACCCTGGAGATCGGCGTGCACACCCAGTTCATCGGGGAGATCCTGGACGTGAAGATGGATGCGGCCCTGTTCGGCGATGACGGCCTGCCGGATATCACCAAGATCAGGCCGCTGATCTACGATGTGTCCCGCAGGGAGTATCGCGGCGTCGGCCCCCTGCTGGGCAAGGCTTTCTCGGTGGGGAAGGATCTGGCCTGA
- a CDS encoding class I SAM-dependent methyltransferase, translated as MEVNGSYSRTALATASMRAAHQVIDARPLILDDPLALRILGDNAADGIKNALERYQNPRGMALRAHVVLRSRFCEDRLAEAVKNGVRRYLILGAGFDTFALRQPEWARKLEIVEIDHPATQAEKRSRMARSGLATPDNLRFIPMDFQCDCLIQKLAKNGIHADQPTFFSWLGVTMYLDGKTIDATLRALASFPAGSGVTLSFMQPLEPGHDGERQELARRVAQNSEPFVSFFTPEDMEDALQKAGFDAIHFLTPEEIGRRYFSSRPADLPRPRRVGILSAEKGTG; from the coding sequence TTGGAAGTCAACGGAAGCTATAGCCGCACCGCCCTGGCAACGGCAAGCATGCGCGCCGCACATCAGGTGATTGATGCACGGCCGCTCATACTGGATGACCCGCTGGCCCTGCGGATTCTGGGGGACAACGCCGCGGACGGGATCAAGAACGCCCTGGAACGGTACCAGAACCCGCGGGGCATGGCCCTGCGCGCCCACGTCGTGCTACGCTCCCGCTTCTGCGAGGACCGGTTGGCAGAGGCGGTGAAGAACGGCGTCCGGCGCTACCTGATCCTGGGGGCCGGCTTCGACACCTTTGCCCTGCGCCAGCCCGAATGGGCGCGGAAGCTGGAGATCGTGGAGATCGACCACCCGGCGACCCAGGCCGAAAAACGCTCCCGCATGGCGCGGTCCGGACTCGCAACGCCGGACAACCTGCGCTTCATCCCCATGGATTTCCAGTGCGACTGCCTGATCCAAAAACTGGCGAAAAACGGCATCCATGCCGACCAACCCACCTTCTTCTCCTGGCTGGGGGTGACCATGTACCTGGACGGAAAGACCATCGATGCCACGCTGCGCGCCTTGGCCAGCTTTCCGGCCGGCAGCGGGGTGACACTCTCCTTCATGCAGCCATTGGAGCCGGGCCACGACGGTGAACGGCAAGAGCTGGCGCGGCGTGTGGCCCAAAACAGCGAACCGTTCGTGAGCTTCTTCACTCCCGAGGATATGGAGGACGCGCTGCAGAAGGCCGGCTTTGACGCCATCCATTTCCTGACCCCGGAAGAGATCGGCAGGCGCTATTTCAGCAGCAGACCGGCCGACCTTCCCCGGCCGCGCAGGGTAGGCATCCTGTCGGCGGAAAAGGGGACAGGATAA
- a CDS encoding flavodoxin family protein codes for MKVVSILGSPRRGKNSASIANRFTETAASLGADIRTFELNRLTFRGCQGCYACKRDYDRCILKDDLTQVLDAVQEADLVLLASPVYFGDVTAQMKGFLDRTYSYLTPEYMTGSNMTRLSPKKLVFVLCQGHADEALFADIYPNYEGFLKWMGFAERRLIRACGYGPLTVDAIPEKILKQAEDVARELLE; via the coding sequence ATGAAAGTCGTATCGATTCTTGGAAGTCCGCGCAGGGGCAAGAACAGCGCCAGCATTGCCAACCGTTTCACCGAGACCGCCGCCAGCCTGGGGGCGGATATCCGTACCTTCGAGCTGAACCGGCTTACCTTTCGGGGGTGCCAGGGATGCTATGCCTGCAAGCGGGATTATGACCGGTGCATACTGAAGGACGACCTGACCCAGGTGCTTGATGCGGTGCAGGAGGCTGATCTGGTGCTTTTGGCCTCACCGGTCTACTTCGGTGATGTCACCGCCCAGATGAAGGGGTTTCTCGACCGCACCTACTCGTACCTGACGCCGGAATACATGACCGGCAGCAACATGACCAGGCTGAGCCCGAAGAAACTGGTCTTTGTCCTCTGTCAGGGGCATGCGGACGAAGCGCTGTTTGCGGATATTTACCCCAATTACGAGGGGTTCCTGAAATGGATGGGGTTTGCCGAACGGCGCCTGATCCGCGCCTGCGGCTACGGCCCCCTGACCGTGGATGCCATCCCCGAGAAGATTCTGAAGCAGGCCGAGGATGTTGCCAGGGAACTGCTGGAGTAG
- a CDS encoding YhdH/YhfP family quinone oxidoreductase: MGEDMKFRALVVEKTADKRFLRTIRERSLADLPEGDLLVRVHYSSLNYKDALSATGHPGVTRHFPHTPGIDAVGEVVSCDSGAFSAGDRVIVTSYDLGMETDGGFGQYIRVPSSWAVWLPENLTFRESMALGTAGLTAALSVLRLQRAGVHPEAGEILVTGATGGVGSMAVAILSRAGYRVVASTGKSGYEEFLTALGAARIISRDEVTAFAEKPLLAEKWAGAVDVVGGATLAAVLKSTRYGGTVTCCGLVGSTELNMNVYPFILRGVSLLGVDSVQCPYDIRQELWQRLASEWKPAHLERMIRECTLAGLEQEIAAILRGGITGRVVVNLLES, encoded by the coding sequence ATGGGTGAAGACATGAAATTCAGGGCGCTGGTGGTGGAAAAGACGGCTGACAAACGGTTTTTGCGCACCATCCGGGAGCGTTCCCTGGCTGACCTGCCCGAGGGGGACCTGCTGGTGCGGGTCCACTACTCCTCACTCAACTACAAGGACGCACTCTCAGCCACGGGGCACCCCGGCGTTACCCGCCACTTTCCCCACACTCCCGGCATTGACGCCGTGGGGGAGGTAGTTTCCTGCGACAGCGGCGCTTTTTCAGCCGGAGACCGGGTGATCGTGACCAGCTATGACCTGGGGATGGAGACCGATGGCGGTTTTGGTCAGTACATCCGCGTTCCCTCCTCCTGGGCGGTGTGGTTGCCCGAAAACCTGACCTTTCGGGAGAGTATGGCCCTGGGCACCGCAGGCCTGACGGCTGCCCTGTCGGTGCTCCGGTTGCAACGGGCCGGCGTGCATCCCGAAGCTGGCGAAATCTTGGTGACCGGCGCCACCGGCGGTGTCGGCAGTATGGCGGTCGCCATCCTGAGTCGTGCCGGCTACCGGGTGGTGGCCTCCACCGGCAAGAGCGGGTATGAGGAGTTCCTGACCGCACTGGGGGCTGCCCGTATAATCAGCCGTGACGAGGTGACCGCATTCGCGGAGAAGCCGCTGCTGGCCGAGAAATGGGCGGGCGCCGTGGACGTGGTCGGTGGAGCGACCCTGGCCGCGGTGCTGAAATCAACCCGCTACGGCGGTACGGTCACCTGCTGCGGCCTGGTTGGTTCGACTGAACTGAACATGAACGTCTATCCCTTCATCCTGCGGGGGGTGAGCCTGCTGGGAGTGGATTCGGTGCAGTGCCCTTACGACATCCGCCAGGAACTCTGGCAACGGCTGGCCTCGGAATGGAAACCGGCCCATCTGGAGCGGATGATTCGCGAGTGCACGCTGGCGGGACTGGAGCAGGAGATTGCGGCGATTCTGCGGGGAGGCATCACGGGACGCGTGGTGGTCAACCTGCTGGAAAGCTGA
- a CDS encoding TetR/AcrR family transcriptional regulator: MAKRDTRSEIVKIGTDLISRNGYNATGIDAVLREAGIPKGSFYHYFKSKEEFGLAVIDHFAERYDQRLETFLADEEVTPLNRIRNYLESGLVRLEQNLCTRGCLVGNLGQELADSNERFRSRLDQIFTSWKERFAACLVEAQAAGELSGEVDPQVLACFILSGWEGAILRAKVMKSPQPIRDFIQILFATVLRSQQ; this comes from the coding sequence ATGGCAAAACGAGATACACGAAGCGAAATCGTCAAGATCGGCACCGACCTGATCAGCCGCAACGGGTACAACGCCACCGGAATCGACGCGGTGCTCAGGGAAGCCGGCATACCCAAGGGATCGTTCTACCACTACTTCAAGAGCAAAGAGGAGTTCGGCCTGGCGGTGATCGACCACTTTGCCGAGCGCTATGACCAGCGACTGGAAACCTTCCTGGCTGATGAAGAGGTGACGCCCCTCAACCGCATCCGCAACTATCTGGAGAGCGGCCTTGTGCGGCTGGAGCAGAACCTCTGTACCAGGGGATGTCTGGTGGGCAATCTGGGGCAGGAACTGGCGGACAGCAACGAGCGGTTCCGCTCCCGCCTGGACCAGATCTTCACCTCCTGGAAGGAACGCTTCGCCGCCTGTCTGGTGGAGGCGCAGGCGGCGGGTGAACTGTCGGGAGAGGTTGACCCCCAGGTTCTGGCCTGTTTCATCCTCTCCGGGTGGGAGGGGGCCATCCTGCGGGCCAAGGTGATGAAGTCGCCGCAACCGATCCGGGATTTCATCCAGATCCTGTTTGCGACGGTGCTTCGTTCTCAGCAGTAG
- a CDS encoding DUF4405 domain-containing protein — protein MKNRLLNRTWISPITSVTFLVVGVTGILMAFHVKNGGIKALHEWIGYVFTLAAVIHLVVNWRSFLSHFRERSAILAVCGGIILSLVVLYAGTGGGGKQGRPNQLVQTFDLNGNGLIDADEVSAAADSLNRLDGNHDGAISTQELLSMGGQGEGGNARGPHGPRGNPVRRNSL, from the coding sequence ATGAAAAACAGGCTGTTGAATCGAACATGGATCAGCCCGATAACATCCGTAACCTTTCTCGTCGTGGGGGTCACCGGAATCCTGATGGCATTCCATGTAAAAAACGGCGGCATCAAGGCGCTCCACGAATGGATCGGCTATGTCTTTACGCTGGCGGCGGTCATCCATCTGGTGGTCAACTGGCGGTCCTTCCTGAGTCATTTCCGTGAACGCTCGGCCATACTCGCGGTATGTGGCGGCATCATCCTGTCACTGGTTGTCCTGTATGCCGGAACAGGGGGCGGTGGCAAACAGGGTAGACCGAACCAGCTTGTACAGACATTTGATCTGAACGGAAACGGGCTTATCGATGCTGACGAGGTCTCCGCTGCTGCTGACTCGCTCAACAGGCTGGATGGCAACCATGACGGCGCCATTTCTACCCAAGAGCTGTTGTCCATGGGGGGGCAGGGGGAGGGTGGCAACGCACGCGGACCGCACGGCCCACGGGGGAATCCTGTTCGGCGAAACAGCCTCTGA
- a CDS encoding efflux transporter outer membrane subunit, whose amino-acid sequence MNDFFYSIRTSGVTRPPMVELPAEPVCDTWPERHGKGVLETDHKPFRRPACSPGWRRGSVALFLLAATLLLGGCGGLLPRSQYSRTEVNLPQGWQGETTSGTAVANGERWWRDFNDPTLNSLIERALTTNNDLAAATIKVRRAQLNSRLTDTNITPTVTVEATSSVSRDLKRHTSSESSGVTGAVSYELDLWGKLASNRDASRWEAEATESDRQSTALSLIATTAKDYWQIAYLNERIATTEASIAYARKCLDLVEVKYNAGAVSSLDLVQARQTLASQRAGLTDLIRQRTEARNALAILFDQAPQNSVPERERLPAGPLPAVSADLPASLLGRRPDLRAAEQRLRKYLANVDYTRASYYPAFSLTGTLGTSSTSLLSFLQNPYAALGASLTLPFIQWNTMKLDVAISKTEYEEAVVNFRQTLYAALSDVENALSGRVQYEEENSCLEESLSLARKAEELAEVRYRAGATELQLWLDGQESRRSAENSLVENRLNRLKNLMTLYQALGGAMTATSGDKE is encoded by the coding sequence ATGAACGACTTTTTCTATTCCATACGGACATCGGGGGTAACCCGCCCCCCCATGGTGGAATTGCCCGCCGAGCCGGTGTGTGATACCTGGCCTGAACGTCACGGCAAGGGGGTGCTCGAAACCGATCACAAACCGTTTCGGCGGCCTGCCTGCTCCCCAGGGTGGCGCCGGGGATCGGTGGCCCTCTTCCTCCTGGCGGCAACGCTCCTGCTTGGCGGCTGCGGCGGCCTGCTTCCCCGTAGCCAGTACAGCAGGACGGAGGTGAACCTGCCGCAAGGCTGGCAGGGGGAGACCACCAGCGGCACGGCGGTGGCCAATGGTGAAAGGTGGTGGCGCGATTTCAACGATCCGACCCTGAACAGCCTGATCGAGCGGGCCCTCACCACCAACAACGACCTGGCCGCGGCGACCATCAAGGTACGCCGTGCCCAGCTCAACTCCCGGCTGACCGATACCAACATAACCCCCACGGTGACTGTCGAGGCCACAAGCAGCGTCAGCCGCGACCTGAAGCGGCACACCAGCAGCGAATCCAGCGGTGTCACCGGTGCGGTGAGCTACGAGCTGGACCTGTGGGGTAAGCTGGCCAGCAACCGCGACGCCAGCCGCTGGGAGGCCGAGGCCACCGAATCCGACCGCCAGAGCACGGCCCTGTCTCTGATCGCCACGACAGCAAAGGATTACTGGCAGATCGCCTATCTGAACGAGCGCATCGCTACGACCGAAGCCAGCATCGCCTATGCCCGGAAGTGCCTGGATCTGGTGGAGGTAAAATACAACGCCGGCGCCGTCTCCTCCCTGGATCTGGTCCAGGCCCGGCAGACCCTGGCCAGCCAGCGCGCCGGACTGACCGATCTCATCCGGCAGCGCACGGAGGCGCGCAATGCCCTGGCCATACTGTTCGACCAGGCCCCTCAGAACAGTGTGCCCGAGCGTGAGCGCCTGCCCGCCGGCCCGCTCCCGGCGGTGAGTGCCGATCTCCCCGCCAGTCTGCTGGGCAGGCGTCCCGACCTGCGGGCGGCGGAGCAGCGGCTCAGGAAATACCTGGCCAACGTTGATTACACCCGCGCCAGCTACTATCCAGCCTTCTCCCTCACCGGAACGCTCGGCACGAGCAGCACCAGCCTGCTGAGTTTTCTGCAGAACCCCTATGCCGCCCTGGGAGCGAGTCTGACTCTGCCGTTCATCCAGTGGAACACCATGAAGCTTGACGTGGCCATCTCAAAGACGGAATATGAGGAGGCCGTGGTCAACTTCCGTCAGACGCTCTACGCGGCCCTCAGTGACGTGGAGAACGCCCTGTCCGGCCGCGTCCAGTACGAGGAGGAAAACAGCTGCCTGGAGGAGTCGCTGAGTCTGGCCAGAAAGGCCGAGGAGTTGGCCGAGGTCCGCTATCGCGCCGGGGCCACGGAGCTGCAACTCTGGCTGGACGGCCAGGAGAGCCGGCGCAGCGCCGAGAACTCCCTGGTCGAGAACAGGCTTAACCGGCTCAAGAATCTAATGACCCTCTACCAGGCCCTGGGTGGAGCCATGACGGCGACATCCGGGGATAAAGAGTGA
- a CDS encoding MacB family efflux pump subunit, which produces MERPLLELQGVGRRFVTGGEEIPVLKGIDLSIRSGEMVAIVGASGSGKSTLMNILGCLDRPSEGMYRINGMEVGRLSGNELARLRREYFGFIFQRYHLMPHLSATQNAEIPAVYAGMRKGERRARAIELLRRLGLGDRCDHRPNQLSGGQQQRVSIARALMNGGDLILADEPTGALDSRSGQEMMTILHELHDRGHTIILVTHDMQVASHAQRIIEISDGEIVRDQCNPAVKTAAKEKLPQRRLPEKDATFLQANWGRFAEAFKMALIAMASHRMRTLLTMLGIIIGITSVVSVVALGQGARQKVINDISAMGTNVIDINPGKDWGDEDAADIQTLVPADLEALKAQVYVDSTTPSTGGTQLLRYHNITANATVSGVGEQYFRVKGYKTAQGAPFGSDDIKRQAQVVVIDQNTRKKFFKDIDPVGKVLFVGSLPCRVMAVTKEKDGPFGSSQNLEVWIPYSAAMSRLLGEQYFSSITVRVRDGFSNQIAEQSIIKLLTQRHGRKDFFTNSSDTIMKTVNKTTSTMALMISAIAVVSLVVGGIGVMNIMLVSVTERTHEIGIRLAVGARQDDILQQFLIESVLVCLIGGLIGILLSYGVGLLFPLFVSSFAMQFSLASIVSAFLCSSIIGILFGFLPARNAARLDPIEALARE; this is translated from the coding sequence ATGGAACGGCCATTACTAGAACTCCAGGGGGTGGGGCGGCGCTTTGTCACCGGAGGAGAGGAGATCCCGGTGCTGAAGGGGATCGACCTGAGCATCCGCAGCGGCGAGATGGTGGCCATCGTGGGCGCCTCCGGGTCGGGAAAATCCACCCTGATGAACATCCTCGGCTGTCTGGATCGGCCAAGCGAGGGAATGTACCGCATAAACGGCATGGAGGTGGGCCGGCTCTCGGGAAACGAACTGGCCAGGCTGCGGCGGGAGTACTTCGGCTTCATCTTCCAGCGCTACCACCTGATGCCGCACCTGAGCGCCACCCAGAACGCCGAAATACCGGCGGTCTATGCCGGAATGCGCAAGGGGGAGCGGCGGGCGCGGGCCATCGAGCTGCTCCGCCGCCTTGGCCTGGGGGATCGCTGCGACCACCGCCCCAACCAGCTCTCCGGCGGCCAGCAGCAGCGGGTGAGTATTGCCCGGGCGCTGATGAACGGCGGCGACCTGATACTGGCCGATGAACCGACCGGTGCCTTGGACAGCAGGAGCGGCCAGGAGATGATGACCATTCTCCATGAGCTGCACGACCGGGGGCACACCATCATCCTGGTCACCCATGACATGCAGGTGGCCAGCCACGCCCAGCGGATCATCGAGATCAGCGATGGCGAGATTGTCCGGGACCAGTGCAACCCAGCCGTGAAAACGGCTGCAAAGGAGAAATTGCCCCAGAGGAGACTGCCGGAGAAAGACGCCACCTTTTTACAGGCCAACTGGGGGCGCTTCGCCGAGGCTTTCAAGATGGCCCTGATCGCCATGGCATCCCACCGCATGCGGACGCTTCTGACCATGCTGGGGATCATCATCGGCATCACCTCGGTGGTCTCCGTCGTGGCGCTGGGTCAGGGCGCCCGCCAGAAGGTGATCAATGATATCAGCGCCATGGGGACCAATGTCATCGATATCAATCCGGGTAAGGATTGGGGGGATGAGGATGCCGCCGATATCCAGACACTGGTGCCTGCCGATCTGGAGGCGCTGAAGGCACAGGTCTACGTGGACAGCACGACCCCCTCCACCGGCGGCACCCAGCTCCTGCGCTACCACAACATCACGGCCAATGCCACGGTCAGCGGCGTGGGGGAACAGTATTTCCGTGTCAAGGGATACAAGACCGCACAGGGCGCCCCCTTTGGTTCCGATGATATCAAGCGCCAGGCCCAGGTGGTGGTTATCGACCAGAACACCAGAAAGAAATTCTTCAAAGACATTGATCCGGTTGGCAAGGTGCTCTTTGTCGGCTCGCTCCCCTGCCGGGTCATGGCCGTGACCAAGGAAAAGGATGGTCCCTTCGGCAGCAGCCAGAACCTGGAGGTGTGGATTCCCTACAGCGCCGCCATGAGCCGGCTTCTGGGAGAGCAGTATTTCAGTTCCATCACGGTCAGGGTCCGGGACGGTTTTTCCAACCAGATCGCCGAGCAGAGCATCATCAAGCTCCTGACGCAGCGCCACGGCCGCAAGGACTTCTTCACCAACAGCAGCGACACCATCATGAAAACCGTGAACAAGACCACCTCCACCATGGCCCTGATGATCTCGGCCATTGCCGTTGTCTCGCTGGTGGTGGGGGGGATCGGGGTCATGAACATCATGCTGGTCTCGGTCACCGAAAGGACCCATGAGATCGGCATCCGCCTGGCCGTGGGCGCCCGGCAGGACGACATCCTGCAGCAGTTCCTGATCGAATCGGTGCTGGTCTGCCTGATCGGCGGCCTGATCGGCATCCTGCTCTCCTACGGGGTGGGGCTGCTCTTTCCGTTGTTCGTCTCCAGCTTTGCCATGCAGTTTTCCCTGGCCTCGATCGTATCGGCGTTTCTCTGCTCAAGCATCATCGGTATCCTGTTCGGCTTCTTGCCGGCACGCAACGCGGCGCGTCTCGACCCGATCGAAGCGTTGGCCAGGGAGTAG